The region ACAGGAAAGTCCGTGACCAAATTCGTGCAGCACTTTGGTAAACGCCAAGACGCATCCCAATAGCAGCCAGTTCGATGGGCCGAAGAACTCTTGGAACGATGGCAAGCGACTCCGAAAGACATCGTTCTGCACCGTTACCAACGTAACCGCCGCAGCACACAGCAGAAGCACTAAAATAAACGCCGGCCCAGTAAAGAACCATCGTGTGTATGGGTTCAGTGCGTTCAGCAATCGGTCAGGGTCAAAGCCCTTGAAACGAACGGCTAGAACGTTCGACATCAACTGGACTTTTTCTTTCCACTTCCGTTCGTCTCGGCGCGACTTGAGTTGCCGGCCTTGATCCATGGCGGTCGTGATCACCAACCCACTGCGATGCAGCGTACCAATGAACTGCTGAAGATCGGAAAAGCTGATCTTCTGCGGAGCGAACTCTTTCTCGAATTTGTCTTTGATGTCCTGCAGCGAAGTCTTACCATCCAGCATGTTCAGGATGGCATACTCTTCTTCCTGAAAGCGGAAGTAGTTGAGGCCTAGCGGCTCTTTCACGACCCAGTAGCCACGTCCCTGATAGGTATGCTTACGTGCCGAAATATCAGGTCGAGCACGTAGCGGCAGCGGACGACTGCTACTGGCAACCAAACTGTCTTGAAGACTGACCAAAGCTCAAATCTCGGGGTGGGGGAGGGGAGTAGAGCGACGCGAATGCAGTGGAGTTATTGACGACGTCCACTGAATTGAGCACTGAGGGTCGACGGACGATCGAGGTGAACCGTCACGTTGGCCACATCCCCAGGGAACAACATCCATGAATTGGTCGAAGGTTGGTTCTGCACTTCGGCGGTGAAGTCGAAATGGCCGGTCGCGTCGATCTCGGGACTAGCGAAAACCACGGTCCCTTCAAACTTGATCATGCCGCCAGGTGTTTCGGCTTCGACAGTGACCGGCTTGCCGATCACCATGCCAGGCACGAACTTGTCAGCATTCAGCGATCCATCGACCTTCAATCGCTTGAGGCCCACAACACGCATCAAAGGGTCGCCAGGTCGAACCCATTCTCCTTCTTGGCGATACTTCTGAACAACGACTCCGTCGATAGGCGTAGTCACTTTGCACTTATCGATCACCATCTCGGCAGCTTCCATTTCAGCCTGAGCTTCCCCAGCGGTCATGCCGGCGACTTTGAAGTTCATGTCGGCTTGTTCGGCTTGGAGGAGTGCTTTCTCCCATTGAAGCTTGGCTTTGCGAATGGTGATTTCAGCAATCGCTCCTTTCACGCCTTTGTTGGCTGCTTCCAACTGCTCGAACTCAGCCTTCGAGACTTCGGCCGCTTTGGCAGCGTACTTAATATCGACTTGGTTGGTCGCTTGTTCGGTTGCTTTGTCCCATTTCAACTTGGCGATCTCACGCTGCTTCACCGGCAGTGAATCGTCGATCTGGGCAATCTCGGTTCCTTTCGTCACGTAGTCTCCACGTTCGACAGGAATGGAAACGAGCACCCCGGTTTCCTGGGCAGGAACATTCACTTCGTCAATCAACGAAACGAGGCAACGCTCGACTACCACTTGCGAAGCAGTCGCATCGGTGGGCGTTTGAGCGGAAACTTGTCCGGCAATCAGTAGCAATGTGGCAGCCGAAAGAATGACAGACTTGGACATAGGTCTCTTACCTCGTGCGATGATGTTGCCTGCTTGCTCGGTGCAGGCCAATAAAAGGTGTTTCAAAGGGATTGCGAAAGTGGATTGCCGTTAGAACAAGATCCGCGATTCGATAAATTCGAACACTTCATGGAACCAGGTATATCCCAGCGGAGCCGTTCCGCAGTGTACCTTGGCGGTAGCGGTGGCACCGGCTCGAAGGTGTTCGATGTCTTGCTTGTCGATTGCGACTTTCAGCTTGACGATCTGCCCCTCCGTGGAGTCTGGCTGAGCAAGTCGCTGAATCTCGGTAACTTTACCAGTCAGCTGACGCCCTGGATCGCTGGCCATGATGTAAGTCACGTCCAACGCTTCCGAATCTTGCTGATGCTCCAAGGCATACTGAATGTGTTGAATCCGTTTTTCTGGCATACGGATTTCCAAAATCCACTCTTGGGAAGGATCGATCACCGTCATCAAAACCTGGCCAGGCGTGACGGGACGTTGCATCAAATTGTCTCGCACGTCCCACGTGACAATCTCGCCGCTGATGGGACTGGCAACTTCCAAGCGGGCCATCTTTTCTTCGATCAACGCGACTTGTTCGTTGAGATGTTCGTACTTCTGACGAGCCTGACCGAGATCGATCGTCAGCTGTGTCGCTTCGGATGGATTCCGCATCGTCTCTGGTCGACGCTTACGAAACTCGAGTGCCTGAAGCGTCGTCAACGTTTTTTCACGATCGCCGGTGAACTGTTTGTATTGACGTTCGAGCTCGGTATTTCGCAACTTCGCGACGAGCTGGCCTTGCTGGACTTGATCGCCATGATCGACCGGCACTTCGATGACTTCCCCTTCCACCGCGACAAACACTTCTCGCTGGACAACAGGAGTCAACGTGGCGGAACCAGAGACTTTGAACGGAGCGGGAATCAAAAACAACGCCGCGATAATAGCCGCGACACCAGCCACGGCGAGAACCGTTTTGGGCAAGTTACGCGCGGTAACGAGAACCTTCGATTTGCCCAGCAACCGCCAAACAGGCGTTAACGGAATCGAGTTGTAATCGATCGCGTTAGCCAGGGCGCGACTGCTGTGCTCGGAGATCAGCTCAACCCCCTTCGAGAACTCTTCCTGCTGCGAACTGTCTTCGATTTGCTCGACGACCAACGCACCGAGAATCTCGCCTTGGAATTGACGCTCCTCTTCACCCTCTTCCCGCTTCATGTTGTCGGTCGCATGTTCCGGACGACGCAGTGGAATCACCGCAATCGTTTTGGTGTGCGACTCGTCAACGTAATCGTGAACGGCCGTTTCAAGCTGTGGCGAAAGATCTTCGGTCTGGCCGTTGAACCAGAACGGCTCGCCGGTTTCGATGACGCGTGACGCCAGCTTTCCGAGAAGTTGAACCTGGCTT is a window of Bremerella sp. TYQ1 DNA encoding:
- a CDS encoding efflux RND transporter periplasmic adaptor subunit, with amino-acid sequence MSKSVILSAATLLLIAGQVSAQTPTDATASQVVVERCLVSLIDEVNVPAQETGVLVSIPVERGDYVTKGTEIAQIDDSLPVKQREIAKLKWDKATEQATNQVDIKYAAKAAEVSKAEFEQLEAANKGVKGAIAEITIRKAKLQWEKALLQAEQADMNFKVAGMTAGEAQAEMEAAEMVIDKCKVTTPIDGVVVQKYRQEGEWVRPGDPLMRVVGLKRLKVDGSLNADKFVPGMVIGKPVTVEAETPGGMIKFEGTVVFASPEIDATGHFDFTAEVQNQPSTNSWMLFPGDVANVTVHLDRPSTLSAQFSGRRQ
- a CDS encoding HlyD family efflux transporter periplasmic adaptor subunit, with translation MSTEPSSVNPETLESTKKQIRGLIQEIAQLSKRDVPPEDYFKEVLPKVVSALAAVGGAAWIYDEQRRPQLIYQINLARGLVDPKSDEGIRHLRLIESMFKGSEAQLLAPQSGGAEENSAGNPTNQLLVVSPIRVEDKVEGVIEIFQRPNSAPNSQRGYLRFLEQMCGLATDWFKNRKLRDFSDRQSLWSKIEQFSRAVHENLDLRQTAYTIANEGRRLIGCDRVSVVLRRGRWKVEAVSGQDVFDARSSQVQLLGKLASRVIETGEPFWFNGQTEDLSPQLETAVHDYVDESHTKTIAVIPLRRPEHATDNMKREEGEEERQFQGEILGALVVEQIEDSSQQEEFSKGVELISEHSSRALANAIDYNSIPLTPVWRLLGKSKVLVTARNLPKTVLAVAGVAAIIAALFLIPAPFKVSGSATLTPVVQREVFVAVEGEVIEVPVDHGDQVQQGQLVAKLRNTELERQYKQFTGDREKTLTTLQALEFRKRRPETMRNPSEATQLTIDLGQARQKYEHLNEQVALIEEKMARLEVASPISGEIVTWDVRDNLMQRPVTPGQVLMTVIDPSQEWILEIRMPEKRIQHIQYALEHQQDSEALDVTYIMASDPGRQLTGKVTEIQRLAQPDSTEGQIVKLKVAIDKQDIEHLRAGATATAKVHCGTAPLGYTWFHEVFEFIESRILF